From the genome of Aeromonas hydrophila subsp. hydrophila ATCC 7966:
ACCACAAGGGTGCCTGCTGGACCATCTGGCTGGGGTGCCCCAAGGACAAGATTGTCCGGCTGGTGCGCCTGTTTCACAGCCATCATGACGGCGGGCTGGCCGACGCCCCCTGGACCGCCCCCGTCATCCCGCTGCGGGCACAATCCAGACGCCCGCATGAGCGGCGTCGACAACAGCCCTGAGCGTCACTGCTTCTTGTGCAGCCCCACCTTATGGTGGGGCTGTTGTTTTGGGCGGGTTCGGGCCGGCATCACCGGCCCTTGCGTCATCTTCTGACGGAAGTTGGCCAGCGAACGGGCATCCACTACAAGGGGGTGACCGGTGTGGCGCCGGCTGGGTTACAATGGCTCTTCCATTCGGGCCCGGTTGGCGGGTATGTCGAAGTGAAAGGGTCTGCTCTCTTATGGTTAAACCGCGTTACCCCTTGCTGTTTCTACTGCTGGTTGGGGGCATGATGGCCGGATTTTACTGGAACCAGCCCTCCCTGCCCGAGCATGCCGACTACTACCCGGCGGGGCGGGACATCAATCCATTCGCCTTCACCGATCAGGATGGCCAACCCTTCGTCCCCGCCAGCCTGACCGGCCACTGGACCTTTCTGTTCGTCGGCTACACCTTCTGTCCCGACATCTGCCCGACCACCCTGGCGGATCTGCGTTCCGTCTACCCCGAGCTGAAAAAGATCGCTCCGAACAGCCAGGTGGTGTTCATTTCGGCGGATCCGCAGCGGGATGACGTGGCCCGTCTCAAGACCTATACCGCCTTCTTCAACCCGGAGTTCAAGGCGGCGACCGGCCCTCACGACAAGCTGTTCCCGTTCGTGCGCAATTTGGGGCTCATCTACTCCATCGCCGACCAGGGGGAGAAGGATTACCTGATCGACCACTCCGCCTCCATCGTGCTGATCAATCCGGCCGGCAAGCTGGAGGCCGTGTTTCGCCCCCGTCTGAGCGAGGGCAGTGTGCCCAGGGTCGTGATGGCGAGCATGGTGTCGGACTTTGCCAAGATAGTGCGGCTGGATGACGCATGATGAGCAACGGACTCCCTCCGACATGCTGACCCCCGTTTGGTGGCGGGACGGGCGGCGCCACCGCGCCGTGTTTGCCCTGGCCCTGCCCATGGTGTTTTCCAATGTCACCACTCCGCTGCTGGGGCTGGTGGATACCTGGGTGATCGGTCATCTCGGTCAGGCCTGGTTCCTCGGCGGCGTGTCGGTCGGCGCCACCCTCATCAACCTGCTGTTCTGGCTGCTCGGCTTTTTGCGGATGTCCACCACCGGCCTGACCGCCCAGGCTCATGGTGCCAGCAGCCCGGCCGGCCAGCTCGACACCCTGGCCCGTGCGCTGGGGCTCGCCGTCGGGCTGGGAGTGACGTTGCTGCTGCTGTTACTGCCGTTGATCCCCACTCTCATCGCGCTCAGCGGTGGTTCCGCCGAGGTGCAGCACTATGCCGCCGAGTACGTTTCGGTGCGGGTCTGGAGCGCCCCGGCGGCGCTCTGCAACCTGGTGATCATGGGTTGGCTGCTGGGCATGCAGGATGCGCGCAGCCCCATGCTGCTGCTGATCTTCACCAATCTGGTCAACATGGGGCTCGATGCCTGGTTCGTGCTGGGGCTGGGCTGGCAGGTGAAAGGGGTCGCCGCTGCCTCGCTGCTGGCGGACTACAGCGCGCTCGGGTTGGGGCTCTGGCTGGTGAGCCGTCACCTGCGCCGGCTGGCCGCGTCGGCGTGGCAGGGAGCCTGGCAGCGCTGGCGTCAG
Proteins encoded in this window:
- a CDS encoding SCO family protein; this encodes MVKPRYPLLFLLLVGGMMAGFYWNQPSLPEHADYYPAGRDINPFAFTDQDGQPFVPASLTGHWTFLFVGYTFCPDICPTTLADLRSVYPELKKIAPNSQVVFISADPQRDDVARLKTYTAFFNPEFKAATGPHDKLFPFVRNLGLIYSIADQGEKDYLIDHSASIVLINPAGKLEAVFRPRLSEGSVPRVVMASMVSDFAKIVRLDDA
- the dinF gene encoding MATE family efflux transporter DinF is translated as MLTPVWWRDGRRHRAVFALALPMVFSNVTTPLLGLVDTWVIGHLGQAWFLGGVSVGATLINLLFWLLGFLRMSTTGLTAQAHGASSPAGQLDTLARALGLAVGLGVTLLLLLLPLIPTLIALSGGSAEVQHYAAEYVSVRVWSAPAALCNLVIMGWLLGMQDARSPMLLLIFTNLVNMGLDAWFVLGLGWQVKGVAAASLLADYSALGLGLWLVSRHLRRLAASAWQGAWQRWRQWPALLRLLALNRDIFIRSLCLQLCFAFMTLQGARLGDVAVAANAVLLNFLMLISYGLDGFAYAVEAMVGRAIGRRDRQGLREAIVLNLGWALLIALTFSLLFAVGGSRLIAHITDLPAVIAAANAQLPWLIAMPLLAVWCFLLDGVFIGATRAREMRNSMLVAALCGFFPVWWLCQGWGVAALWAAMAALMAGRGLTLGWLCWQLERDGRLLHSAHGVGEAQQASS